In Rattus norvegicus strain BN/NHsdMcwi chromosome 3, GRCr8, whole genome shotgun sequence, a genomic segment contains:
- the LOC134486249 gene encoding Y-linked testis-specific protein 1-like, which yields MKKRMCLRRMSTPSFQERRRRRPSPQALGNIVGCRISHGWKEGDEPVTQWKAVVLDQLPTNPSLYLVKYDGIDCVYGLELHSDERILKLKVLTPKVVFPQVKDAHPASAMVGRAVEHKFEGKHGSKDNWRGVVPSQVPIMKDWFYITYEKDTVLYIYQLLDDYAEGNLSIISENPPAEVKSDVDSDILTGQCVQFTRSNGSKQIDKVIYQVLAKPSV from the coding sequence atgaagaagaggatgtgtctgaggaggatgagcacaccatccttccaggagcggaggaggaggaggccttctccccaggccctggggaacattgtgggctgcagaatttctcatggatggaaggaaggcgatgagcccgtcacccaatggaaggccgtcgttctagatcaactgccaacaaatccctctctctatctggtcaagtatgatggaattgattgtgtctacggactggaacttcacagtgatgagaggattttaaagcttaaggtcttgactcccaaagtagtgtttcctcaagtgaaagatgcccatcCTGccagtgccatggttggccgagctgtggagcataaatttgagggcaaacatggttCTAAGGataactggaggggggtggtcccatcccaggtgccgatcatgaaggactggttttacatcacctacgagaaagatacagtcctatacatctaccagctcttGGATGATTATGCAGAAGGTAACCTCAGTATCATTTCAGAgaatcctccagcagaggtgaagtctgacgttgacagcgacatcttaaccggtcaatgtgtgcagttcaccagaagcaacgggtccaaacagatcgacaaagtcatttaccaagttctagccaagccttctgtgtag